From a single Ciconia boyciana chromosome 6, ASM3463844v1, whole genome shotgun sequence genomic region:
- the LRRC55 gene encoding leucine-rich repeat-containing protein 55, which translates to MLLGPWLVAAAAAAAVAVAAGAGAGCPVLCTCRGQAVDCSGQQLFSVPPELPLDTGNLSLAHNRIASIPPGYLACYGQLRALDLRNNSLAALPAGLFLGARRLAHLDLSYNNFSLVPADMFLEASGLLRLDLSHNPGLRRVHPQAFRGLAQLRELDLSYGALPAISLDALEGLPGLVGLRLGGNPWVCGCAMEPFLKWLRGRIRRCASDSQLAECQAPPEVAGAPLLSLTEESFQACHLTLTLDDYLFIAFVGFVVSIASVATNFLLGITANCCHRWSKASEDEDV; encoded by the exons ATGCTGCTGGGCCCCTGgctggtggcggcggcggcggcggcggcggtggcggtaGCGGCGGGCGCCGGGGCGGGCTGCCCGGTGCTGTGCACGTGCCGCGGGCAGGCGGTGGACTGCAGCGGGCAGCAGCTCTTCTCGGTGCCCCCCGAGCTGCCGCTGGACACCGGCAACCTCAGCCTGGCCCACAACCGCATCGCCAGCATCCCGCCGGGCTACCTGGCCTGCTACGGCCAGCTGCGGGCCCTCGACCTGCGCAACAACTCGCTGGCGGCCCTGCCGGCCGGGCTCTTCCTGGGCGCTCGCCGCCTGGCCCACCTCGACCTCAGCTACAACAACTTCAGCCTGGTGCCGGCCGACATGTTCCTGGAGGCCAGCGGGCTGCTGCGCCTCGACCTCAGCCACAACCCCGGCCTGCGGCGGGTGCACCCCCAGGCCTTCCGGGGGCTGGCCCAGCTGCGGGAGCTGGATCTCAGCTACGGGGCCTTGCCGGCCATCAGCCTCGACGCCCTggaggggctgccggggctggtgGGCCTCCGCCTGGGGGGCAACCCCTGGGTGTGCGGCTGCGCCATGGAGCCCTTCCTCAAGTGGCTGCGGGGACGCATCCGGCGCTGCGCATCGG ATTCGCAGCTGGCCGAGTGCCAGGCCCCCCCCGAGGTGGCGGGAGCCCCCCTGCTCTCCCTGACGGAGGAGAGCTTCCAGGCCTGCCACCTCACCCTGACGCTGGACGACTATCTCTTCATCGCCTTCGTCGGCTTCGTCGTCTCCATCGCCTCGGTGGCCACCAACTTCCTGCTGGGCATCACCGCCAACTGCTGCCACCGCTGGAGCAAGGCCAGCGAGGACGAGGATGTCTAG
- the APLNR gene encoding apelin receptor, with translation MEEAMDAYAYGDNETECEYAEWGPSLSLLPTIYLLVFLLGTAGNGLVLWTVFKGGRDRRRSADTFIANLAAADLTFVATLPLWAAYTWLGYHWPFGTAACKVSSYLVFVNMYASVFCLTGLSFDRYLAIVRPLATAKLRSRVSGLVATVALWALAALLALPALVLRRAAALGGDTKITCYMDYGGLAAPGTEGAWEVGLGLSSTALGFVAPFAVMLTCYFFIARTVASHFRRERAEGPRKRKRLLTIITVLVAAFGGCWLPFHLVKTLYVLMDLEVLPWSCGLHAFLNNLHPYCTGIAYVNSCLNPFLYAFFDPRFRHACAALLCCRTPGPGTERSASYSSGHSHPPGGKGGPVPGGKLDPATQETLFRA, from the coding sequence ATGGAGGAGGCGATGGACGCCTACGCCTACGGGGACAACGAGACGGAGTGCGAGTACGCCGAGTGGGGCCCCTCgctgtccctgctgcccaccATCTACCTGCTGGTCTTCCTGCTGGGCACGGCGGGCAACGGGCTGGTCCTCTGGACCGTCTTCAAGGGCGGCCGGGACCGCCGGCGCTCGGCCGACACCTTCATCGCCAACCTGGCCGCCGCCGACCTCACCTTCGTGGCCACCCTGCCGCTGTGGGCCGCCTACACCTGGCTGGGCTACCACTGGCCCTTCGGCACGGCTGCCTGCAAGGTCAGCAGCTACCTGGTCTTCGTCAACATGTACGCCAGCGTCTTCTGCCTGACGGGGCTGAGCTTCGACCGCTACCTGGCCATCGTCCGGCCCCTGGCCACCGCCAAGCTGCGCTCACGGGTCAGCGGGCTGGTGGCCACGGTGGCCCTGTGGGCGCTGGCGGCTCTGctggccctgccagccctggtgctgcggcgggcggctgccctggggggggacaccaaGATCACCTGCTACATGGACTACGGGGGCCTGGCCGCCCCGGGGACGGAGGGTGCCtgggaggtggggctggggctctccTCCACCGCCCTGGGCTTCGTGGCCCCCTTCGCCGTCATGCTGACCTGCTACTTCTTCATCGCCCGCACCGTGGCCAGCCACTTCCGCCGGGAGCGGGCTGAGGGGCCCCGCAAGCGCAAGCGCCTCCTCACCATCATCACGGTGCTGGTGGCCGCCTTcgggggctgctggctgccctTCCACCTGGTGAAGACCCTCTACGTCCTGATGGACCTGGAGGTGCTGCCGTGGTCCTGCGGCCTCCACGCCTTCCTCAACAACCTCCACCCCTACTGCACTGGCATCGCCTACGTCAACAGCTGCCTCAACCCCTTCCTCTATGCCTTCTTCGACCCCCGCTTCCGCCATGCCTGCGCCGCCCTCCTCTGCTGCCggacccccggccccgggaCCGAGCGCTCGGCCAGCTACTCTTCGGGGCACAGCCACCCCCCCGGCGGCAAGGGGGGGCCGGTCCCGGGGGGCAAGCTGGACCCCGCCACCCAGGAGACGCTCTTCCGTGCCTGA
- the NLRP6 gene encoding NACHT, LRR and PYD domains-containing protein 6, with translation MGGRCSRNCARSSGSPQGIAGELLLQALEDLSEKDFKRFRHMLARGDLRGKRCIPWGRLEKADWMDTKNLMLDFYGGEALDVAIGIFERIQLRHTAALLQESREKDYQRNYKKAIRQAYSRIKDQNAQIGDNVSLNTRYLKLVIVNKHRDEEQREHEIMAMGRRHAEIMKEQANSSVAVRDLFKPGPDGWTPKVVVLLGAAGVGKTMTARKIMLDWASDKMFAEFDYVFYIHCREGNLLTSQASMADLISQCSRSSSLPLAEMLGQPERLLFVIDGFDELRFSFDRPQSELCSQPWEKRSVEITLSSLFRRRLLPESSLLVTTRPAALQKLSKCLECERYAEILGFSEAERKEYFRKFFKNTEQGAAAFQFVRGNETLFTMCLVPIVCWIVCTVMKQQLRRAGGLTQSPKTTTGIYILYLSALLRSLSGRLKRGMPGVLRGLCCLAADGIWKQKVFFEEKEVQGYALDQREALPLLLNEHLFQKDIFCVSTYSFIHLSFQEFFAALFYLLEDEGEAREPPAGPTRDVKELLESYGNSRNYFMLTVRFLFGLLNEERRRELEEEMGCKIAPRVTQELLAWLLNSQKTALAVLTQETAVIRELEVCHCLYELQDERFVATALDPFMGVYLRGLNLNRFDQMVLSFSIRNFPKLESLDLGHCVFLRDDPEDCAGPQPARQPCRFDQCQLTGACCGALASVLSTNPTLMQLDLAGNEDLRDDGVRLLCEGLRRGACRLQTLRLGCCSLTAASCEALAAVLGAVPSLVQLDLSDNPLGDGGLRELCAALAGPGCSVQNLWLWRCRLTEASCEALAAVLPASPSLTELHLGDNELGDGGVRRLSEGLRDPACRLQTLRLWRCRLTEASCGALAAVLPASPSLTELHLGGNELGDGGVRRLSEGLRDPACRLQTLSLWHCRLTGACCKDLCAVLSTRQSLECLDLSENDLGDGGAQLLCETLGHPTCSLQRLWLKKAALNEETLQKLAALKEVKPSLDIGYI, from the exons ATGGGGGGACGCTGCAGCAGGAACTGCGCCCGGAGCAGCGGCAGCCCCCAGGGCATTgccggggagctgctgctccaagCCCTGGAAGACCTCTCCGAGAAGGATTTTAAAAGGTTTCGGCACATGCTGGCACGCGGAGACCTGCGGGGCAAGCGGTGCATTCCCTGGGGGCGGCTGGAGAAGGCCGACTGGATGGATACGAAGAACCTCATGCTGGATTTCTACGGCGGGGAGGCCCTGGATGTGGCGATAGGCATCTTTGAGCGCATCCAGCTCCGCCACACCGCCGCCctgctccaggaaagcagagagaaag ATTACCAGAGGAATTACAAGAAAGCCATACGCCAGGCGTACAGCCGCATCAAGGACCAAAACGCCCAGATAGGCGATAACGTGAGCCTGAACACCAGGTACTTGAAGCTGGTGATCGTCAACAAGCACCGTGACGAAGAGCAACGGGAGCACGAGATCATGGCCATGGGACGGAGGCACGCGGAGATCATGAAGGAGCAAGCCAACTCCTCCGTCGCTGTCAGGGACCTCTTCAAGCCCGGCCCTGACGGCTGGACCCCCAAGGTGGTCGTGCTCCTGGGAGCCGCAGGCGTGGGCAAGACGATGACAGCCAGGAAGATCATGCTGGACTGGGCGTCCGACAAGATGTTTGCAGAGTTTGACTACGTCTTCTACATCCACTGCCGGGAGGGCAACCTCCTCACCAGCCAGGCCAGCATGGCCGACCTCATCAGCCAGTGCAGTCGCAGCAGCTCTCTGCCGCTCGCCGAGATGCTGGGGCAGCCAGAGAGGCTCCTGTTCGTGATCGACGGCTTCGACGAGCTCCGCTTTTCCTTCGACCGGCCCCAGTCCGAgctgtgctcccagccctgggagaaGAGGTCAGTGGAAATCACCCTGAGCAGCCTCTTCCGCAGACGGCTCCTGCCCGAGAGCTCCCTGCTCGTCACCACGAGGCCGGCTGCCCTGCAGAAACTGAGCAAGTGCCTGGAGTGCGAGCGCTACGCCGAAATCCTGGGGTTTTCAGAGGCGGAGAGGAAGGAGTATTTCCGCAAGTTTTTCAAAAACACGGAGCAAGGGGCTGCTGCCTTCCAGTTTGTCAGAGGGAACGAGACGCTCTTCACCATGTGCCTGGTGCCCATCGTGTGCTGGATCGTCTGCACCGTcatgaagcagcagctcagacGCGCCGGGGGTCTCACGCAAAGCCCGAAGACGACGACGGGGATCTACATCCTCTACCTTTCCGCCCTGCTGCGGTCGCTGAGCGGCCGGCTGAAGCGAGGCATGCCCGGGGTGCTCAGggggctgtgctgcctggcGGCCGACGGCATCTGGAAGCAGAAGGTCTTCTTCGAGGAGAAGGAGGTGCAGGGGTATGCGCTGGACCAACGAGAAGCCCTCCCGCTCCTCCTCAACGAGCACCTCTTCCAGAAGGACATCTTCTGCGTCAGCACCTACAGCTTCATCCACCTCAGCTTCCAGGAGTTTTTTGCGGCGCTCTTCTACCTGCTGGAGGATGAAGGGGAAGCACGGGAACCTCCCGCCGGTCCCACCAGGGACgtgaaggagctgctggagagctACGGCAACTCCAGGAACTACTTCATGCTAACCGTGCGGTTCCTCTTCGGGCTCTTAAACGAGGAAcgcaggagggagctggaggaggagatgggatgTAAAATTGCACCCAGGGTTACACAGGAATTACTGGCGTGGCTTCTAAACAGCCAGAAAACGGCCCTAGCTGTTCTGACGCAGGAGACGGCGGTGATTCGCGAGCTGGAGGTCTGCCACTGCCTGTACGAGCTCCAGGACGAGCGCTTTGTAGCAACCGCCTTGGATCCTTTCATGGGAGTGTACCTACGAGGGCTCAACCTTAACCGCTTCGATCAAATGGTCCTTTCCTTCAGCATAAGAAACTTCCCCAAGCTGGAGTCGCTTGACCTGGGGCACTGCGTCTTTCTGCGGGACGACCCCGAGGACTGTGCGGGCCCGCAGCCGGCCAGGCAGCCGTGTCG GTTTGATCAGTGCCAGCTCACAGGTGCCTGCTGCGGGGCTCTGGCCTCCGTTCTCAGCACAAACCCCACCCTGATGCAGCTGGACCTGGCCGGGAACGAAGACCTGAGGGACGACGGGGTGAGGCTGCTGTGCGAGGGGCTGAGACGCGGCGCCTGCCGGCTGCAGACGCTGCG gttgggctgctgcagcctcacGGCCGCCAGCTGCGAGGCCCTCGCCGCCGTGCTGGGCGCCGTGCCCAGCCTGGTGCAGCTGGACCTGAGCGACAATCCCCTGGGGGACGGCGGCCTGCGGGAGCTCTGCGCGGCACTAGCGGGACCCGGCTGCAGCGTGCAAAACCTCTG GCTGTGGCGGTGCCGCCTGACGGAGGCGAGCTGCGAGGCTCTCGCCGCGGtgctccccgccagccccagcctgaCGGAGCTGCACCTGGGGGACAACGAGCTGGGGGACGGAGGCGTGCGGCGGCTGAGCGAGGGCCTGCGGGATCCCGCCTGCCGGCTGCAGACGCTGAG GCTGTGGCGGTGCCGCCTGACGGAGGCGAGCTGCGGGGCTCTCGCCGCGGtgctccccgccagccccagcctgaCGGAGCTGCACCTGGGGGGCAACGAGCTGGGGGACGGAGGCGTGCGGCGGCTGAGCGAGGGCCTGCGGGATCCCGCCTGCCGGCTGCAGACGCTGAG CCTGTGGCACTGCCGACTCACCGGCGCCTGCTGCAAGGACCTCTGCGCCGTGCTCAGCACCCGCCAGAGCCTGGAGTGTCTGGACCTGAGCGAGAACGACCTGGGGGACGGCggggcacagctgctgtgcgAGACGCTCGGGCACCCCACCTGCTCCTTGCAGAGGCTGTG GCTGAAGAAAGCTGCATTAAATGAAGAGACGCTACAGAAGCTGGCTGCTCTGAAAGAAGTGAAACCCAGCCTGGATATAGGATACATTTAA